A window from Enterocloster bolteae encodes these proteins:
- a CDS encoding DUF4406 domain-containing protein, whose protein sequence is MKLVYICSPLRGEPEKNIAKANEYAREEAMKGNCAIAPHCVFTQFLNDEVPDERWLGQEMGKALLCRCDELLVCGSIISEGMREEIKIAYENGITVLGRDLSIADIEDAVFGETEQCCEMV, encoded by the coding sequence ATGAAACTGGTATATATCTGTTCTCCATTAAGAGGAGAACCGGAAAAAAACATAGCAAAGGCGAACGAATACGCCAGAGAAGAAGCAATGAAAGGCAACTGTGCCATCGCACCACATTGTGTTTTCACACAGTTTTTGAACGATGAAGTGCCAGATGAACGCTGGCTCGGGCAGGAAATGGGGAAAGCACTTCTTTGCAGGTGTGATGAACTTTTGGTTTGCGGCAGCATCATTTCGGAAGGAATGCGTGAGGAAATCAAAATTGCCTATGAGAACGGCATTACTGTTTTAGGCAGAGATTTGTCCATTGCGGATATCGAAGATGCGGTGTTTGGAGAAACAGAACAGTGCTGTGAGATGGTATAA
- a CDS encoding DUF4259 domain-containing protein: protein MGCWGVKAFESDEGLDALEWIRNHIPEDGCLRLKELLEQLKLDEWCRPPAAENGESHSSTMLIAELMESFQNGTIEEWEYLPNNPFEKVVSFLVEKESVKEMCEYLSKTLESARKNTQDNQWNGWFEETNWNKWQEHMESLIETMRKILEQDGEVLDLIPQTKQEISEEHIEGGMNME, encoded by the coding sequence ATGGGATGCTGGGGTGTAAAAGCATTTGAATCAGATGAAGGTCTGGATGCCTTGGAATGGATCAGAAACCATATTCCGGAAGACGGCTGTCTGCGCTTAAAGGAATTGTTGGAACAGCTGAAATTAGACGAATGGTGCAGACCGCCTGCCGCGGAAAACGGAGAGTCCCACAGCAGTACAATGCTGATTGCGGAACTGATGGAAAGCTTTCAAAATGGTACTATAGAAGAATGGGAGTATCTCCCGAATAACCCCTTTGAAAAAGTGGTTTCGTTTCTTGTGGAAAAGGAATCCGTTAAAGAGATGTGCGAGTATCTTTCCAAAACATTGGAATCCGCAAGAAAAAATACGCAGGACAATCAATGGAACGGGTGGTTTGAAGAAACCAACTGGAACAAATGGCAGGAACATATGGAAAGCCTGATTGAAACTATGCGTAAAATTTTGGAGCAAGACGGAGAGGTGCTGGACTTGATACCACAGACAAAACAAGAGATTTCAGAGGAACACATAGAAGGTGGTATGAACATGGAATAA
- a CDS encoding DUF3852 domain-containing protein — MAVRWKRVFLLTVVVLMAVIIFAPPVFAAPDSGQVSTAIESTWKTAATQIKTVTNNVIFPVVDCVLAILLFVKLAMAYFDYKKHGEFDFAPVAILFFGLVFAITAPTYIWNILGI; from the coding sequence ATGGCAGTAAGATGGAAAAGAGTATTTTTGCTGACAGTGGTTGTGCTTATGGCAGTGATTATATTTGCACCGCCAGTATTTGCGGCACCAGATAGTGGTCAGGTTTCCACAGCCATTGAAAGCACTTGGAAAACAGCAGCAACACAGATTAAAACCGTAACCAATAACGTTATCTTTCCAGTGGTGGATTGTGTGCTGGCGATCCTGCTTTTTGTCAAATTAGCTATGGCTTACTTTGATTACAAAAAACATGGCGAATTTGATTTTGCACCAGTGGCAATCTTGTTCTTTGGTCTGGTGTTTGCCATTACAGCACCGACTTATATCTGGAATATTCTTGGAATTTGA
- a CDS encoding DUF4314 domain-containing protein has translation MKWVDNGRRMAERAKELFPPGTRIQLIHMDDPYNPIPDGTRGTVKFVDDMGTVFPDWDNGRGLGVVYGEDSFRKLTPEELLEEQQKEDINQDTDMGMNMGM, from the coding sequence ATGAAGTGGGTAGATAATGGGAGAAGAATGGCGGAAAGAGCAAAAGAACTGTTCCCACCAGGTACCAGAATTCAGCTGATCCACATGGATGATCCATATAATCCGATACCTGACGGAACAAGAGGAACGGTCAAGTTCGTGGATGATATGGGGACCGTATTTCCAGATTGGGATAACGGCAGAGGTCTTGGTGTGGTATACGGTGAGGACAGTTTCCGAAAGCTCACACCAGAAGAATTGTTGGAAGAACAGCAGAAAGAAGACATAAATCAAGACACAGATATGGGTATGAACATGGGAATGTAA
- a CDS encoding conjugal transfer protein TrbL family protein, translated as MFGLDFAVDGVLDQFCDWIYGKLITFFGEFFSMINMMGAELFELDWIKAILLFFYYFAWALYIVGIVVAVFDTAIDARRGKGSFQDLALNIIKGFFAVSLFTVVPIDLYVFCINLSNELIGAIAGMSDSPGKLGAIATMVLGSFETPGANVVVSIVFVILIGYAVIKVFFANLKRGGILLVMMATGSLYLFSVPRGYSDGFVSWCKQVAALCLTAFLQTIVLVAGLVTYNANMLLGIGLMLSSTEVPRIAQNFGLDTSMRFNAMSTVYSVNSVVNMARNVGRIASR; from the coding sequence ATGTTTGGCTTGGACTTTGCCGTAGACGGTGTGCTGGATCAGTTCTGTGACTGGATCTACGGCAAACTGATCACATTCTTCGGTGAGTTTTTCAGTATGATCAATATGATGGGGGCGGAACTTTTTGAGCTGGATTGGATCAAAGCAATCCTGCTCTTTTTTTATTATTTCGCCTGGGCGTTGTATATCGTTGGTATTGTAGTGGCTGTGTTTGACACAGCCATTGATGCACGGAGAGGAAAAGGAAGTTTTCAGGACTTGGCGTTAAATATCATCAAAGGTTTTTTCGCCGTCAGCCTGTTTACTGTAGTACCTATCGACCTTTATGTCTTCTGCATTAATCTGTCAAATGAACTGATTGGTGCCATTGCTGGTATGTCGGATTCACCAGGAAAACTTGGTGCCATTGCCACTATGGTGCTGGGCAGCTTTGAAACGCCTGGTGCCAATGTGGTGGTGTCTATCGTGTTTGTCATACTGATTGGATATGCGGTCATCAAAGTGTTTTTCGCAAACTTAAAACGAGGCGGTATCCTTCTTGTCATGATGGCAACTGGCAGTCTTTATCTGTTCAGTGTACCAAGAGGATACAGCGACGGATTCGTGTCTTGGTGCAAACAGGTAGCTGCTCTCTGCCTGACAGCGTTTTTACAGACCATTGTACTGGTTGCAGGGCTAGTTACTTATAACGCAAATATGCTGCTTGGCATCGGATTGATGCTTTCCAGCACAGAGGTACCGAGAATAGCACAGAACTTTGGATTGGATACCAGTATGCGTTTCAACGCAATGAGTACGGTATATTCCGTAAATTCCGTAGTCAATATGGCACGTAATGTAGGAAGAATCGCAAGCAGATGA